In Candidatus Nitrosarchaeum limnium SFB1, the following proteins share a genomic window:
- a CDS encoding hypothetical protein (hypothetical protein Nmar_0647) — MGFASAIATESMIQISQFKIAGIVDSDRFPPISVIKEGRPNYPTRIFVNDDLKVSIFLSYLTIDESLHRVVAKTMLNWAKKQKIQLIVSSVAVKSMGGLEGMMAVGNTESARKKLKESGLKVLQHGTIPGIPGMLLNEGTLTNQDVIVILFQSDGTGPDFRSSAQLCTGISQLIPGTSCDIPLLQKEAEKAEQSIKETDEETRHVKDSIYR; from the coding sequence ATGGGATTTGCAAGTGCTATTGCAACAGAATCAATGATTCAGATATCACAATTCAAGATAGCAGGGATTGTAGACTCTGATCGTTTTCCACCGATTAGTGTTATTAAAGAAGGGAGACCGAATTACCCAACACGAATTTTTGTAAATGATGATCTCAAGGTTTCAATTTTTTTGTCATATCTCACAATAGATGAATCATTACACAGAGTTGTTGCAAAGACAATGCTCAACTGGGCAAAAAAACAAAAAATTCAGCTGATTGTAAGTAGTGTAGCAGTAAAATCAATGGGAGGACTTGAAGGAATGATGGCAGTAGGAAATACAGAATCTGCAAGAAAAAAATTAAAAGAATCAGGATTAAAAGTTCTCCAACACGGTACAATTCCAGGAATACCTGGGATGCTACTCAATGAAGGGACACTTACCAATCAAGATGTCATTGTAATTTTGTTTCAATCAGACGGAACAGGTCCAGACTTTAGATCAAGTGCTCAATTATGTACGGGTATATCACAATTGATTCCAGGTACGTCATGCGATATACCACTTTTACAAAAAGAGGCAGAAAAAGCTGAGCAGTCAATTAAAGAAACGGATGAAGAAACAAGGCATGTAAAAGATTCCATCTATAGATAA
- a CDS encoding putative deoxyhypusine synthase: protein MIKPGRPVKDIEIDSDTSIEKIFDEISKSGGFESVNLSDGLDILTTMISDQECLKFISFVGAIVSTGLRGIIKDMIKNKWFDVAITTCGALDHDIARHFSNYKEGSFTMDDGELADQHIHRLGNILVPMESYGPLIEEKMQSFLEEEYKNGIKEMSTVEICKMIGKHLGENSFLYWAYKNNIDVVVPGIMDGAVGSQIWLFTQRHNDFKLNLAGDADLLSGLIFKAKKSGALMIGGGISKHHTLWWNQYREGLDYAFYITTAQEFDGSLSGALVREAISWGKVTQQARQATLHAEVTTILPFIYAVLISRLKSKN from the coding sequence GTGATCAAACCAGGTCGTCCTGTAAAAGACATTGAAATAGATTCGGATACATCAATTGAAAAAATTTTTGACGAGATATCAAAGTCAGGAGGGTTTGAATCTGTTAATCTCTCAGATGGTTTGGATATTTTAACTACAATGATATCTGACCAAGAATGTCTAAAATTTATTTCATTTGTAGGAGCAATTGTATCAACAGGATTACGAGGAATAATAAAAGACATGATAAAAAACAAGTGGTTCGATGTTGCAATAACAACATGTGGTGCATTGGATCACGATATTGCAAGGCATTTTTCAAATTACAAAGAAGGGTCATTCACTATGGACGATGGCGAGCTTGCAGACCAACACATACACAGACTGGGAAATATTTTGGTTCCAATGGAAAGTTACGGTCCACTCATTGAAGAAAAAATGCAGTCATTCTTAGAAGAGGAGTACAAAAATGGAATTAAAGAAATGTCTACGGTAGAAATTTGCAAGATGATAGGAAAACATCTAGGTGAAAATTCTTTTCTATATTGGGCTTACAAAAATAACATAGATGTCGTAGTGCCAGGAATTATGGATGGTGCTGTAGGAAGTCAGATATGGTTATTCACACAAAGACACAATGATTTTAAATTAAATCTTGCAGGTGATGCAGATTTGCTATCAGGATTAATTTTCAAAGCAAAAAAATCAGGAGCGTTGATGATTGGGGGTGGAATTTCTAAGCACCATACACTATGGTGGAATCAATACAGAGAAGGTTTGGATTATGCGTTTTACATTACAACGGCACAAGAGTTTGATGGTAGTTTAAGCGGAGCATTGGTAAGAGAAGCCATTTCTTGGGGCAAGGTCACACAGCAAGCAAGACAAGCCACACTTCATGCAGAAGTAACAACAATTTTGCCATTTATTTATGCAGTATTAATTTCAAGACTAAAGAGTAAAAATTAG
- a CDS encoding myo-inositol-1-phosphate synthase has product MAKRIRVGLVGIGNCFAGLIQGIEYYRQNPSQEVTGIIHDKLDGYGIHDIDFVCGFDVGDNKVGTPLNEAIYAYPNMVDWIPKDKMPKTNAKVYESPLLDGVGIWVENRIKPLETKKTHEQITEEVKKIIKENNVEIIVSYLPVGSDKVTEFWAQICLDTNTAFVNCIPSFIASDEKWAKKFKEKNIPVIGDDIKGQVGATIVHRTLAKLCSDRGTKIEKTYQINVGGNTDFLNMKEQDRLASKRISKTESVQSQLKERLADDQIYVGPSDFIPFLGNTKLMFMRIEGRQWANIPYNMEVRLEVDDKANSAGIVIDAIRLAKIALDRGVGGPIIPASAYLMKHPLEQMSDVQAKKDCEKFVEGK; this is encoded by the coding sequence TTGGCAAAAAGAATTCGTGTAGGATTGGTAGGTATAGGTAATTGTTTTGCAGGCCTAATCCAAGGAATCGAGTACTATAGACAAAACCCGTCTCAGGAAGTAACTGGAATAATTCATGATAAACTAGATGGGTATGGAATTCATGATATTGATTTTGTATGTGGCTTTGATGTAGGTGATAATAAAGTTGGAACTCCACTTAATGAAGCAATTTACGCTTATCCGAACATGGTAGATTGGATTCCAAAAGATAAGATGCCTAAAACAAACGCCAAAGTCTACGAGAGTCCCCTGTTAGATGGAGTAGGAATTTGGGTTGAAAATAGAATCAAACCTCTTGAAACTAAAAAAACACATGAGCAAATCACCGAGGAAGTCAAAAAAATAATCAAAGAAAATAACGTTGAAATCATCGTATCTTATTTGCCCGTAGGTTCTGATAAGGTCACAGAGTTTTGGGCTCAGATCTGTCTTGACACAAACACTGCTTTTGTTAATTGTATTCCATCTTTTATCGCATCTGATGAAAAATGGGCAAAAAAATTCAAAGAAAAAAACATTCCTGTAATTGGTGATGATATTAAAGGTCAGGTGGGTGCAACAATTGTTCATAGAACATTAGCTAAACTATGCAGTGATCGTGGAACTAAAATTGAAAAGACTTACCAGATTAACGTTGGAGGAAATACTGATTTTCTAAACATGAAAGAGCAAGACCGCTTGGCTTCAAAAAGAATTTCTAAAACTGAGAGTGTACAAAGTCAACTCAAGGAGAGATTGGCTGATGATCAAATCTATGTTGGTCCATCTGACTTTATTCCATTTTTGGGTAATACCAAACTAATGTTTATGCGAATTGAAGGTAGGCAATGGGCTAACATTCCCTATAACATGGAAGTTCGATTAGAAGTAGACGATAAGGCAAATTCTGCAGGCATTGTAATTGATGCTATTAGATTGGCAAAGATTGCACTTGACCGAGGCGTAGGTGGCCCAATAATTCCTGCAAGCGCATACCTCATGAAGCATCCCCTTGAACAAATGTCTGACGTTCAAGCAAAGAAGGACTGCGAAAAATTCGTTGAAGGCAAATAG
- a CDS encoding SMC domain-containing protein — protein sequence MFEPGLVSISGPNGSGKSNILDAIIFALGENKPKMMRVDKLRSLIHDIEGNRHGPKLARSSVHFDNSDRKIPVDADSVEITREMDDKGENNYYLNKKPTNRSQILDLLDVANAGLGQLNAVQQGTVTRISEFTSEEKRKTIEDLIGLSYFDEKKTEAIKQLDDADRRLEIALAKMGEIKKRIDELEEERNQKLRHDILERELNRYKAIAASNKLRVITSQKSSKEETFQKITNEIKAFDDERNTIRTEINSLENEKSKLMTAANDYSQAKAAIDSELSSAMEQYEIDNSAIVASTKRLQQIEIRIPEIKNEIETIQSTGQDIQSRILQIQESINETNIKKNKINDDLELLDAERNKILTEQSVAASKKSEIDNKIKLLLEQLNQAKLKLSKAENEKEESLIKIKSNTAKLSELEQDVVKLSALKLRLESIVNNHNASISELQSRISRLNSKKSKTLNDLEELDLILEKSSKAAAQYESKIKTVKGIMHEDYTVAKLKEDADKLGIVGLVYEMISWDKQYERSVLAVSSDWIKAIVVPDFATLLSIAEVARSKNLPKLKIIPLDAIPKFKLDLPKDSGVIGVLSDYVKCDPSHIALKTFLFGNVVLVESRDTAYHISKMGHKAVTINGEYFEAKGGAVVIDINSKISKLTKIISMSTDIDGLLESISLLKKYVLKKKHSLKKLEDSIQGYAKRLSLSEQGLASTEENHSHLQSRISSAINMKQQLSERISELNQRRETLLVEVSSSESHIESLNSRITIVEENYASGEQTRIANELSRVNAKKSDLEKLYTTIMNEYRDKDSQLTAIQVEENRKQSQIKGLYDEISSLNSQHQELENKIKELEIRKESKTATLVTLREKEQELISTSGSSIGQLKEYDDKLKVLSEKDKELTKEINSLERQSDSLTRDLRDLIENETKLQTLLTSFGFDKNMETFDVESIVHGLTTEYNSLNALNAKSPETYLEVSYGYRSMSVRKNSLEEERNSIVKFIEDIEKDKRQTFLDAFDKVDKEIRLIFSKMTGGNAWLELQNEDDIFNSGISYMIQFPSKPKRESTSISGGEKTLAAIVFVLALQKLKPSPFYLFDEVDAHLDAPNSERLAKILEERSQESQFIMVSLKDSVVQKAKLIYGVYPKNGVSYVVTYKDKRMPSVKTS from the coding sequence ATGTTTGAACCAGGACTTGTTTCAATTTCTGGTCCAAACGGATCTGGGAAGAGTAACATCTTGGATGCAATTATTTTTGCACTTGGAGAAAATAAACCAAAAATGATGAGAGTTGATAAACTTCGATCTTTGATTCATGATATTGAAGGAAATCGACACGGTCCAAAATTGGCACGATCAAGTGTTCACTTTGATAATTCTGATAGGAAAATTCCAGTCGATGCTGATTCTGTGGAAATAACACGGGAGATGGATGACAAGGGTGAAAATAATTACTATCTTAACAAAAAACCAACAAACAGGAGTCAAATACTGGATTTACTTGATGTAGCAAATGCTGGTTTAGGTCAGCTAAACGCTGTACAACAGGGAACCGTTACAAGAATTTCTGAATTCACTTCAGAAGAAAAACGAAAAACAATTGAAGATTTAATTGGTTTATCATACTTTGATGAGAAAAAAACTGAAGCCATAAAACAACTAGATGATGCTGATAGAAGACTGGAAATTGCTTTAGCGAAGATGGGTGAAATCAAAAAAAGAATTGATGAGCTAGAAGAAGAGCGCAACCAAAAACTACGTCATGATATTCTTGAACGCGAATTAAATCGATACAAAGCAATTGCTGCCTCAAACAAACTTCGAGTAATTACTAGCCAGAAATCATCAAAGGAGGAAACTTTTCAGAAAATCACCAATGAAATTAAAGCATTTGATGATGAGCGAAATACAATTCGAACCGAAATTAACTCCCTAGAAAACGAAAAATCAAAATTAATGACTGCGGCCAACGATTACAGTCAAGCCAAGGCTGCAATTGATTCTGAATTAAGTTCAGCTATGGAACAATATGAGATTGATAATAGTGCAATTGTTGCATCTACTAAACGCTTACAGCAAATTGAAATTAGAATCCCTGAAATTAAAAACGAAATTGAAACAATACAATCTACTGGACAAGATATTCAATCAAGAATTTTACAAATACAAGAATCCATAAATGAAACTAACATAAAAAAGAACAAGATTAATGATGATTTGGAACTTCTTGATGCTGAACGAAATAAAATATTGACAGAACAATCTGTAGCAGCATCTAAAAAATCTGAAATTGATAACAAAATCAAACTTCTCTTGGAACAACTTAATCAAGCAAAACTAAAGTTATCAAAGGCAGAAAATGAAAAAGAAGAATCACTAATTAAAATTAAATCAAACACTGCAAAACTTTCTGAGCTAGAACAAGATGTAGTAAAGTTGTCCGCTTTAAAATTAAGATTAGAATCAATTGTTAATAATCACAATGCATCTATCTCTGAATTACAATCTAGAATATCTAGACTCAATTCTAAAAAATCTAAAACTCTAAATGATCTAGAAGAGCTTGATTTGATTTTAGAAAAATCTAGCAAAGCTGCTGCTCAATATGAATCAAAAATAAAAACTGTAAAAGGAATAATGCATGAAGACTACACTGTAGCTAAATTAAAAGAAGATGCAGACAAGCTTGGTATTGTTGGCTTGGTTTACGAAATGATTTCTTGGGATAAACAATATGAGCGTTCAGTACTTGCCGTTAGCTCTGATTGGATTAAAGCAATTGTTGTACCTGACTTTGCAACGTTGCTTAGCATTGCAGAAGTTGCTCGCTCCAAGAATCTTCCAAAATTAAAAATAATTCCACTAGATGCAATTCCAAAATTCAAATTAGATTTGCCAAAGGATTCTGGAGTAATCGGTGTTTTATCTGATTATGTAAAATGTGATCCATCTCATATTGCACTGAAAACATTTCTCTTTGGAAATGTAGTTCTTGTAGAATCCAGAGATACTGCATACCATATTTCAAAAATGGGTCATAAGGCAGTGACCATAAACGGTGAGTATTTTGAGGCTAAAGGAGGGGCAGTTGTCATCGATATCAACTCCAAAATCTCAAAATTGACTAAAATTATCTCAATGAGTACTGATATTGATGGATTGCTTGAATCAATCAGTTTACTCAAAAAATATGTTTTAAAGAAAAAACATTCACTAAAGAAACTTGAAGATTCAATTCAGGGTTATGCCAAAAGACTTTCACTCTCAGAACAAGGTCTTGCATCCACTGAGGAGAATCACTCCCATCTACAATCGAGAATCTCATCTGCAATTAACATGAAGCAGCAACTCTCAGAAAGAATTTCTGAATTAAATCAAAGACGTGAAACACTGCTAGTTGAAGTTTCTTCAAGTGAGTCTCATATAGAATCATTAAATTCTAGAATCACTATAGTTGAAGAAAATTATGCAAGTGGCGAGCAAACCCGTATTGCAAATGAACTATCAAGAGTCAATGCAAAAAAATCTGATCTTGAAAAACTTTACACTACCATAATGAATGAATACCGTGACAAGGATTCACAATTAACTGCAATACAAGTCGAGGAAAATAGAAAACAATCTCAAATAAAAGGTCTATATGATGAGATATCTTCATTAAACTCACAACATCAAGAGTTAGAAAATAAAATTAAGGAATTAGAAATACGAAAAGAATCAAAGACTGCAACCCTTGTGACATTAAGAGAAAAAGAACAAGAACTAATTTCAACTTCTGGCTCATCTATTGGTCAACTCAAAGAATATGATGACAAATTAAAAGTTCTTTCTGAAAAAGACAAGGAACTTACAAAGGAGATCAATTCACTTGAACGACAATCTGATTCTCTAACTCGTGATCTACGTGATTTAATTGAAAATGAAACAAAACTGCAGACATTGCTGACTTCCTTTGGATTTGATAAAAACATGGAGACATTTGATGTAGAGTCTATTGTTCATGGCCTGACTACTGAGTATAATTCACTTAATGCTCTTAACGCAAAGTCTCCTGAAACATATCTTGAAGTATCATATGGTTATCGATCAATGTCTGTGCGTAAAAACTCACTAGAGGAAGAACGTAATTCGATTGTTAAATTCATTGAAGATATTGAAAAAGATAAACGTCAAACATTCCTAGACGCATTTGATAAAGTGGATAAAGAAATTCGTCTGATATTTAGTAAGATGACTGGTGGTAATGCTTGGCTTGAATTACAAAATGAAGATGATATTTTCAATTCAGGAATTTCTTACATGATTCAATTTCCAAGTAAGCCAAAAAGAGAATCTACATCAATTAGTGGTGGTGAAAAAACTTTGGCCGCAATTGTCTTTGTTTTGGCACTCCAAAAATTAAAGCCATCTCCATTCTATTTATTTGATGAAGTAGATGCTCACCTTGATGCACCAAACTCTGAAAGATTAGCAAAAATTTTGGAGGAACGTTCTCAAGAAAGTCAATTCATCATGGTCTCCCTCAAAGACTCTGTAGTTCAAAAGGCCAAACTAATCTATGGTGTTTATCCAAAAAATGGTGTATCATACGTTGTTACATACAAAGACAAGAGAATGCCATCTGTTAAAACATCCTAG
- a CDS encoding oligopeptide/dipeptide ABC transporter, ATPase subunit has translation MIYHFIQINVLDEILRIEHLSKTFIKKGRFKSKTIKIKAVDDVSFAVKKGEIFVLAGESGSGKSTIAKLILKSIESDSGKILFENQEIKNDKESLKKIRMNCQMIHQDPYDSVNPRMTIADIVSEPLEVHKMGNKNERKQRVIEVLREVKLEPVEEILKKYPHMLSGGQRQRVVLARALTLKPKIILADEPVSMLDVSIRAEMLELMHELQKKYQISFLYITHDLATARYFGQRIGILYFGKIIEIGTTNDVLLRPKHPYTQALIDAISEPNPENLDRERKIRINEPLDINVYEGCRFRARCPYAIEKCQEEPKLEESGTKHYVACFVKLD, from the coding sequence TTGATATACCACTTTATTCAAATCAATGTATTGGATGAGATTCTAAGAATCGAGCACTTGAGTAAGACGTTTATCAAAAAAGGACGCTTCAAGTCAAAGACAATCAAGATAAAAGCAGTAGATGATGTTTCATTTGCAGTAAAAAAAGGAGAAATATTTGTATTAGCCGGTGAGTCAGGTTCCGGTAAATCAACAATAGCAAAATTAATTCTCAAATCCATTGAATCAGATTCAGGAAAAATACTATTTGAAAATCAAGAAATAAAAAATGACAAGGAAAGTTTGAAAAAAATTAGAATGAATTGTCAGATGATACATCAAGATCCATATGATTCAGTAAATCCAAGAATGACTATAGCAGATATTGTCTCTGAACCACTTGAGGTTCACAAGATGGGAAACAAGAATGAAAGAAAGCAGAGAGTAATTGAAGTACTGCGGGAAGTAAAGCTTGAACCCGTAGAAGAGATTTTAAAAAAATACCCACATATGTTATCCGGAGGTCAAAGACAACGCGTTGTTCTTGCCAGAGCACTAACATTAAAACCAAAAATCATTCTAGCAGATGAGCCTGTATCAATGCTTGATGTATCCATTAGAGCAGAGATGCTAGAATTAATGCATGAATTACAAAAAAAATATCAAATATCTTTTTTGTATATTACTCATGATTTAGCTACTGCAAGATATTTTGGTCAAAGAATAGGAATACTATATTTTGGAAAAATTATAGAGATTGGAACAACTAACGATGTTCTGCTTAGACCAAAGCACCCTTACACACAAGCTCTCATCGATGCAATCTCAGAACCGAATCCTGAAAATTTAGATAGAGAACGAAAGATAAGAATCAACGAACCCTTAGATATCAATGTCTATGAAGGATGTAGGTTTAGGGCAAGATGTCCATATGCCATAGAAAAATGTCAAGAGGAACCAAAATTAGAAGAGAGTGGGACAAAACACTATGTCGCATGTTTTGTAAAGCTGGACTAG
- a CDS encoding hypothetical protein (hypothetical protein Nmar_0653): MNQSSKFINPKFFYDQKGSKLFEKICNLPEYYPTRTEISILKRFKDELPPYLNDSFRLVELGSGSSVKTRLILDVLNQIQEKIEYFPIDISEILTESSSVLQQEYDDLFITGIIDSYEGGLEFLKNYDDTKNLIVFLGSSFGNFTPVNGKEFLKKINSTMKDGDLFLIGLDLVKSKTILEDAYNDSQGITAQFNLNVLSRLNDELDSNFNLNNFSHYALYNENDQRIEMYLKSLEDQSVVISKSNLSIMLKKNELIHTEHSHKFKISQIKDLMHDTGFKIENIWLDENNYFALTLLSKNIKIK, translated from the coding sequence ATGAACCAATCTTCAAAATTCATCAATCCTAAATTTTTTTATGACCAAAAAGGCTCTAAATTATTTGAAAAAATATGTAATTTGCCAGAATACTATCCAACTAGAACTGAAATCAGTATTCTCAAAAGATTCAAAGATGAATTGCCTCCTTATCTCAATGACTCTTTTAGATTAGTTGAACTTGGTAGTGGTTCATCTGTAAAAACAAGGCTAATTTTAGACGTATTGAATCAGATTCAGGAAAAAATTGAGTATTTTCCAATTGATATTTCTGAGATTTTGACTGAAAGCTCATCTGTACTTCAACAAGAATATGATGATCTTTTCATTACTGGTATAATAGATTCGTATGAGGGCGGCCTTGAATTTCTAAAAAATTATGATGATACTAAAAACCTGATTGTTTTTTTGGGATCGAGTTTTGGAAATTTTACTCCTGTCAATGGAAAAGAATTTTTGAAAAAAATAAACTCAACTATGAAAGATGGTGATCTCTTTTTAATTGGTCTTGATTTGGTAAAAAGCAAAACAATCTTAGAGGATGCATATAATGATTCTCAAGGAATCACTGCACAGTTTAATCTTAATGTCTTGTCTAGATTAAATGATGAACTTGATTCCAATTTTAATTTGAATAATTTTTCTCATTATGCATTGTATAATGAAAATGATCAAAGAATTGAAATGTATTTAAAATCACTCGAAGATCAATCCGTTGTTATTTCAAAATCTAACCTATCGATTATGTTAAAGAAAAATGAATTAATTCACACTGAGCATTCTCATAAATTCAAAATATCCCAAATTAAAGATTTGATGCATGATACTGGATTTAAAATAGAAAATATTTGGTTGGATGAAAATAATTATTTCGCATTGACTTTGTTATCAAAAAATATTAAAATTAAATAA
- a CDS encoding hypothetical protein (hypothetical protein Nmar_0657) translates to MTVSPDMEVKKPLLEQFRETRGRTLELVKTLEKDDFVVQTAFFTSPPKWHIGHVSWIYEAIMSKIDKNYEFYSTEFSEYLNSYYQQFGIPHDKGERGIISRPTTEQIFQYFNTVSQRVNHFIESTSLSNDVIKLITMGFHHECQHQELLVYDLQHLLADQYRPIKKNQLPTSTNVEQKSIEIKGGLFSVGYNGVEFCYDIELPEHKVYLEDYTIDAFPITNEQYLEFMNDGGYDTYKYWLSDGWEKVKKNEWNAPMYWEKIEGGWKVRDFLGIRKINPKEPVCHISYYEADAYCKWAQKRLPTEAEWEKAACWNEEKQQKTIFPWGNQMPTEQNANLLESYHWGCTEIGSYPNGVSPSGCHQMIGDVWEWTSSEFIGYSGFKTGFEEYNDKWFTNQKVLRGGSFGTPKISIRGSYRNFFRLDERWMFSGFRCTDII, encoded by the coding sequence ATGACAGTGTCTCCCGACATGGAAGTCAAAAAGCCGCTTTTAGAACAATTCAGAGAAACACGAGGTAGAACATTAGAATTAGTAAAGACTTTAGAAAAAGATGATTTTGTAGTACAGACAGCATTTTTCACCAGTCCACCAAAGTGGCACATTGGACATGTTAGTTGGATTTATGAAGCAATAATGAGCAAGATTGACAAAAATTACGAATTCTATTCTACAGAATTTTCAGAATATCTAAACTCGTATTATCAACAGTTTGGAATACCACATGATAAAGGTGAGAGAGGGATTATTTCAAGACCTACAACTGAACAAATTTTCCAATACTTCAATACAGTTAGTCAAAGAGTGAATCATTTTATCGAATCGACATCACTAAGTAATGATGTAATCAAATTAATCACGATGGGATTCCATCATGAATGTCAACATCAAGAATTGCTAGTCTATGATCTTCAGCACTTGTTAGCAGATCAATATAGACCAATAAAGAAAAATCAATTGCCAACATCTACAAATGTTGAACAAAAATCAATAGAAATCAAAGGGGGATTATTTTCAGTTGGATATAATGGTGTAGAATTTTGTTATGATATAGAATTACCAGAACACAAAGTGTATCTTGAGGATTATACTATTGATGCATTTCCAATAACTAATGAACAATACCTGGAGTTTATGAACGACGGAGGCTATGACACCTACAAGTATTGGCTATCAGATGGATGGGAGAAAGTGAAAAAAAATGAATGGAATGCACCGATGTATTGGGAAAAAATTGAAGGAGGGTGGAAAGTAAGAGATTTTCTAGGAATTAGAAAAATAAACCCAAAAGAGCCAGTATGCCATATTAGCTATTACGAAGCAGATGCATATTGTAAATGGGCACAAAAGAGACTACCAACAGAAGCAGAATGGGAAAAAGCGGCATGCTGGAATGAAGAAAAACAACAAAAAACAATCTTCCCATGGGGAAATCAAATGCCAACAGAGCAAAATGCCAATTTACTAGAATCATATCATTGGGGATGCACAGAGATAGGATCGTATCCTAACGGGGTTAGTCCATCAGGATGTCATCAGATGATAGGAGATGTATGGGAATGGACATCTTCAGAATTTATTGGGTATTCAGGATTTAAGACAGGATTTGAAGAGTATAACGATAAATGGTTTACAAATCAAAAAGTATTACGAGGTGGATCATTTGGAACACCAAAGATATCTATTCGCGGAAGTTATAGAAACTTTTTCAGATTAGATGAAAGATGGATGTTTTCTGGGTTTAGATGTACAGATATTATTTAA
- a CDS encoding prolyl-tRNA synthetase, with translation MSKEDIGITVSKEVDFSEWYTQVVLKAKLADYAPVKGLIVLRPDGYSIWESLRSTFDEKFSKNGIRNGFLPILIPESLLGKEKKHFAGFNPEVFWVTHSGENEVGDRLALRPTSETLAYTMYSKWIQSWRDLPLKINFWNTALRAEIKATKPFLRTSEFLWQEGHTVHAVQEEAEREVMKILEIYKKTVEDELAIPVITGKKSEKEKFVGAVYTTTMESIMPDGKALQMGTSHFLGQNFSIPFEVKFADKDNVEQFAWQTSWGVSWRLIGAMIMVHGDDKGLVLPPKVAPIQVVIVPIYKSDDARNIVFPKLNEIKEQLETKKIRVHVDDRNELTPGYKFNDWELKGVPLRIEIGPKDIEKQQIVLAKRYNREKISLGFNEIERIGTILEEIQKDMLKNAKAKATENTIDIGDYSEFKSKIGKGGFFNAYWCGKTTCEEKIKEETGADIRVIPFGSENKEGKCVYCKEQSSTIPIFARGY, from the coding sequence TTGAGCAAAGAAGACATCGGAATTACTGTTTCAAAAGAGGTTGACTTTAGTGAATGGTATACTCAAGTAGTATTAAAAGCAAAACTTGCAGACTATGCACCAGTCAAAGGACTAATAGTTCTAAGACCAGATGGGTATTCAATTTGGGAATCACTAAGAAGTACTTTTGATGAGAAATTTTCTAAAAACGGTATAAGAAATGGATTTCTTCCAATTTTAATTCCAGAATCACTATTAGGAAAAGAGAAGAAACATTTTGCAGGATTTAATCCCGAAGTTTTTTGGGTAACACATTCAGGGGAAAATGAAGTAGGAGATAGATTAGCACTGAGACCAACTTCAGAGACTCTTGCTTACACAATGTATTCAAAATGGATACAGAGTTGGAGAGATTTACCACTAAAGATTAATTTTTGGAACACGGCTTTAAGAGCAGAGATCAAAGCTACAAAACCATTTCTTAGAACTTCTGAATTCCTATGGCAAGAAGGACATACGGTTCATGCAGTACAAGAAGAAGCTGAAAGAGAAGTTATGAAAATTTTAGAGATTTACAAAAAAACAGTAGAAGATGAATTAGCTATACCAGTAATTACGGGTAAAAAAAGTGAAAAAGAAAAATTTGTCGGTGCAGTTTATACTACTACAATGGAATCAATTATGCCAGACGGCAAAGCCCTCCAAATGGGAACATCTCATTTTCTAGGACAAAACTTTTCAATTCCATTTGAAGTAAAATTTGCTGACAAAGACAATGTAGAGCAGTTTGCATGGCAAACTTCGTGGGGAGTATCATGGAGATTGATTGGAGCAATGATAATGGTACATGGAGACGATAAAGGACTTGTACTTCCACCGAAAGTGGCACCGATTCAAGTTGTAATAGTTCCAATTTACAAATCAGATGATGCTAGAAACATAGTGTTTCCAAAATTAAATGAAATTAAAGAACAATTAGAAACAAAAAAAATCAGAGTTCACGTAGATGACAGAAACGAACTGACACCAGGATACAAATTCAATGATTGGGAACTAAAAGGAGTTCCATTACGAATAGAGATAGGACCAAAAGATATTGAAAAACAACAAATTGTTTTAGCAAAAAGGTACAATCGTGAAAAAATCAGTCTCGGATTCAATGAGATTGAAAGAATAGGGACGATTTTAGAGGAAATTCAAAAAGACATGCTTAAAAATGCTAAAGCTAAGGCCACAGAAAATACCATAGACATTGGGGATTATTCTGAATTTAAATCAAAAATAGGAAAAGGTGGATTTTTCAACGCATATTGGTGTGGAAAAACTACATGTGAGGAAAAGATCAAAGAAGAGACAGGTGCAGATATTCGAGTAATTCCTTTTGGTAGTGAGAATAAAGAAGGAAAATGTGTTTACTGCAAAGAACAAAGTAGTACGATCCCAATATTTGCAAGAGGGTATTAA